One region of Cytophagia bacterium CHB2 genomic DNA includes:
- a CDS encoding beta-lactamase family protein has translation MKLRTTFLSAKAVGTLTPTRRDTKPTPGLSLRFSTALRLCARFFLSNSSAVTYWAILFAFNVATVAQTDTPQNKLPESAAGRRVAAYIESFNSGDEAAVREFQSKNFASTILQRRSEAERLQMYRQIHGNLGRLTLRRVLQAKNDAISILVAAANGEWLRCDFNFEAAAPHKITSLSIDQTEAGDESVSDSPAPNSELELVNDVSAYLDELVQADEFSGVVLLAKNGKPVFQRAYGFASQAYQAFNRVDTKFNLGSINKIFTKIAICQLAEQGRLAFDDPIGKHLPDYPNQQAAEKVTILHLLNMSSGIGDIFNDKYANLPKDRLRTLKDYLPLFAGDPLAFEPGTRRQYSNGGYIVLGAIIEAVSGEDYFDYVRAHIFKPAGMENTGSFEADAIVPNLATGYTLRAGGSGERRSNVYTKPARGSSAGGGYSTAEDLLKFTLALQNLKLLSSEYTKWLLSGMDSAPLAHAQKATVPITEGNLGIAGGAPGINAILDMDVDSGYTLIVLSNYDPPSAEKVGRQIRGRLPRLEN, from the coding sequence ATGAAATTGCGCACAACGTTTCTTTCTGCAAAAGCTGTAGGAACTCTCACGCCAACGCGCCGGGACACAAAGCCCACGCCGGGCTTATCCTTGCGATTCTCTACGGCGTTGCGACTCTGCGCGCGGTTCTTTTTGTCAAATTCGTCTGCCGTGACATACTGGGCGATTTTGTTTGCGTTCAACGTTGCGACCGTAGCGCAAACCGACACGCCGCAGAATAAGCTTCCGGAGAGCGCGGCAGGCCGTCGCGTTGCCGCATATATTGAGTCTTTCAATTCCGGCGACGAAGCTGCCGTACGCGAATTTCAAAGCAAGAATTTTGCTTCAACGATATTGCAACGCCGTTCGGAAGCTGAACGTTTGCAAATGTATCGCCAGATTCACGGCAATCTCGGCCGGTTGACGCTGCGCCGCGTGTTGCAGGCCAAGAATGATGCAATCTCCATTCTGGTCGCTGCGGCTAACGGTGAATGGTTGCGCTGTGATTTTAATTTTGAGGCAGCAGCCCCGCACAAAATCACGAGCCTCAGCATCGATCAGACGGAGGCCGGTGATGAGTCTGTTTCAGATTCCCCGGCGCCGAACTCAGAACTCGAGCTGGTGAATGATGTAAGCGCGTATTTGGATGAACTTGTGCAAGCCGATGAGTTCTCCGGCGTAGTGTTATTGGCCAAGAATGGCAAGCCGGTTTTTCAAAGAGCCTACGGCTTCGCGAGTCAAGCTTATCAGGCTTTCAATCGTGTCGATACCAAATTCAATCTTGGGTCGATCAACAAGATCTTCACCAAGATCGCGATTTGCCAGCTTGCAGAACAAGGCAGGCTGGCGTTCGATGATCCCATCGGTAAACACCTGCCGGATTATCCTAATCAGCAAGCCGCCGAGAAAGTGACGATCTTGCATCTTCTCAACATGTCATCCGGCATCGGCGATATTTTCAATGACAAATATGCCAATTTGCCCAAAGACCGGCTGCGCACGCTAAAAGATTATCTGCCTTTATTCGCCGGCGATCCGCTTGCTTTTGAGCCGGGAACGCGGCGGCAATATTCGAACGGCGGTTATATCGTGCTGGGCGCGATCATTGAAGCCGTTTCCGGTGAAGATTATTTCGATTATGTCCGCGCGCATATTTTCAAACCCGCAGGCATGGAGAATACCGGCTCCTTTGAAGCCGATGCGATAGTGCCGAATCTTGCGACCGGCTATACCTTGCGCGCGGGCGGCAGCGGAGAGCGGCGTAGCAATGTCTACACGAAACCGGCGCGTGGCAGCTCCGCGGGCGGCGGTTACTCAACTGCGGAAGACTTGCTCAAGTTCACGCTTGCGTTGCAGAATTTGAAGCTGTTGAGCAGCGAGTATACAAAATGGCTTCTCTCGGGAATGGATTCTGCGCCACTAGCGCACGCCCAAAAAGCAACTGTACCAATTACCGAAGGCAATTTAGGCATCGCCGGCGGCGCGCCGGGAATCAATGCCATTTTGGATATGGACGTTGACAGCGGTTACACGTTAATCGTATTGTCAAATTATGATCCGCCCAGCGCGGAAAAAGTCGGCCGGCAAATTCGCGGCCGGCTGCCACGTTTGGAAAATTGA
- a CDS encoding PDZ domain-containing protein produces the protein MKIHQQKEKSMRLIFTKKLAAMILILTIVSAAAQERTVVRDSTGGRSFTFTSMAAGPGGVFNLPELGAVIIGGEKEIKVEAVLPAEHRPKAYKDIDLQSGDLILMMNAKRVKSAKEIEEIYNGLKAGEEVKLGIKRKEERFIASFAKADPKDLPQRMMMVMDSDNAGGQAGPTRRIMMGGREFTGDVAPLPGLGIIAGSKAGGEVRVLDLMPNASQVIGSAGIKKDDVILALNGEKIKSAVQLGELYEKIAVGAKLKLHYRRGDKAMTASLVKPDAPAGATIRREVRQ, from the coding sequence ATGAAAATTCATCAACAAAAGGAGAAATCCATGCGACTTATCTTCACCAAAAAACTGGCGGCAATGATCCTGATCTTGACTATTGTTTCCGCGGCCGCGCAAGAAAGAACCGTTGTGCGCGATTCGACCGGCGGACGCTCATTCACCTTCACAAGCATGGCCGCCGGGCCGGGAGGCGTCTTCAATCTGCCGGAGTTGGGCGCGGTGATCATCGGCGGGGAAAAAGAGATCAAAGTCGAAGCGGTATTGCCTGCCGAGCATCGCCCCAAGGCTTACAAAGACATCGATCTGCAAAGCGGGGATTTGATTTTGATGATGAACGCCAAGCGCGTGAAATCCGCCAAAGAGATCGAAGAAATTTATAACGGCCTCAAAGCGGGTGAAGAAGTGAAACTCGGCATCAAGCGCAAGGAAGAACGCTTCATTGCCTCCTTTGCCAAAGCTGATCCCAAAGATTTGCCCCAACGTATGATGATGGTGATGGACAGCGACAATGCGGGCGGCCAGGCCGGTCCCACGCGCCGCATCATGATGGGCGGCCGGGAGTTTACCGGAGATGTCGCGCCGCTGCCCGGCCTGGGCATTATCGCCGGCAGCAAAGCGGGCGGCGAGGTGCGCGTGCTTGACCTGATGCCGAATGCCAGCCAGGTGATCGGCAGCGCTGGCATTAAAAAAGACGACGTGATTCTGGCATTGAATGGCGAAAAAATCAAATCCGCCGTGCAGCTTGGCGAATTGTATGAAAAAATCGCCGTCGGCGCGAAGCTCAAGCTGCACTATCGCCGCGGCGATAAAGCCATGACGGCCTCGCTGGTCAAGCCGGATGCCCCCGCCGGCGCGACGATTCGACGAGAAGTGCGGCAGTAG
- a CDS encoding HAMP domain-containing histidine kinase, which translates to MRLKQKTIGAIALLTTLALLGLVLVQFQLLRNAVQLKEQAFRENVQDALNKIVDKLETRETVGKVFSIALDAERPAHKGMLKIQAMAIADTLIEVDSLPSNEDILFPRQPLKVEGSKITYTLPSRQQVSLRIFDALGREDTVLVDALQPAGTYHVFVDSSRYNTGEYFYKFTADSSSTVLRFKDGTAGGALPGTLAFEKREEIVWRVLNRLAPAQHDPIAKRLAPAKLDSIIAYQLNENGIALEYAYGVIAAPDSISLATPAHYQQNLRASPFKSRLFPHDLFAPRSDLVLFFPSQRLYLLKQVSAPLAATVILMAIIVFCFVFTIRTIFKQKRFTTQITDFINNMTHEFKTPISTIALASEALQKPEVGQQPERLLRYSRIIHDENLRMRHQVDKILQMAILEEGDYELSLAPVAVHNIISQAVENIALQIENRKGRITCKLEAGRDVIEADAVHLANIVHNLLENANKYSPHAPQIVISTENHDGGINLVIADQGRGIKPEDQKMVFEKYYRVHTGNVHDVKGFGLGLSYVKLMVEAHGGRVALESEYQKGTAVKIFLPFTQPQKGSAAV; encoded by the coding sequence ATGCGATTAAAACAAAAAACCATCGGCGCGATCGCGCTGCTCACGACCCTGGCATTGCTGGGCCTTGTTCTCGTGCAGTTTCAATTGCTGCGCAACGCCGTGCAGTTGAAAGAACAAGCCTTCCGTGAGAATGTGCAGGATGCTTTGAACAAAATTGTCGACAAGCTCGAAACACGTGAGACGGTTGGGAAAGTATTCAGCATTGCGCTGGATGCGGAGCGCCCGGCGCACAAAGGCATGCTGAAAATCCAGGCCATGGCGATTGCAGACACCTTGATCGAGGTCGATAGCCTGCCAAGCAACGAGGATATACTTTTCCCGCGCCAACCGCTCAAGGTCGAAGGAAGCAAAATCACCTATACCCTGCCTTCGCGGCAGCAGGTCAGCTTGCGCATCTTCGACGCGCTGGGCCGGGAGGACACCGTGCTGGTCGATGCGCTTCAACCTGCAGGAACGTACCATGTTTTTGTCGATTCCTCGCGCTACAACACCGGCGAATATTTTTACAAATTCACGGCAGACAGTTCTTCCACTGTCTTGCGCTTCAAGGATGGCACAGCCGGCGGCGCGTTGCCGGGCACGCTCGCCTTTGAAAAAAGAGAAGAGATCGTCTGGCGCGTACTCAACAGATTGGCGCCGGCGCAACACGATCCCATCGCAAAACGCCTGGCACCCGCAAAGTTGGATTCGATCATCGCCTATCAACTCAATGAAAACGGCATTGCGCTCGAATATGCGTATGGCGTGATCGCAGCCCCTGACAGCATTAGCCTGGCGACGCCGGCGCATTATCAGCAAAACTTGCGGGCTTCGCCCTTCAAGAGCCGTTTGTTTCCGCACGATCTGTTTGCGCCGCGCAGCGATCTGGTACTGTTTTTCCCGTCGCAGCGTCTTTATTTATTGAAACAAGTCAGTGCGCCCCTGGCAGCCACCGTGATTTTAATGGCGATCATTGTGTTCTGCTTCGTTTTCACCATCCGCACGATTTTCAAGCAGAAGCGCTTCACAACGCAGATCACGGATTTCATCAACAATATGACGCACGAGTTCAAAACGCCGATTTCGACCATTGCGCTTGCCAGCGAGGCATTGCAGAAACCGGAAGTGGGGCAACAGCCTGAGCGGCTGCTGCGCTACAGCCGCATCATTCATGATGAAAATCTGCGCATGCGCCATCAAGTCGACAAAATATTGCAAATGGCAATTCTGGAGGAAGGCGACTATGAGTTGAGCCTGGCGCCGGTGGCGGTTCACAACATCATCTCGCAAGCGGTGGAAAACATTGCCTTGCAAATTGAGAATCGTAAAGGCCGGATTACGTGCAAGCTGGAGGCCGGGCGTGATGTGATCGAAGCCGATGCCGTGCATCTGGCGAACATCGTTCATAATTTGCTGGAGAACGCCAACAAATATTCGCCGCACGCGCCGCAGATCGTTATCTCAACGGAAAATCACGACGGCGGCATCAACCTTGTGATCGCGGATCAAGGCCGTGGCATCAAACCTGAAGATCAAAAAATGGTTTTTGAAAAATATTATCGCGTACACACCGGCAACGTGCACGACGTCAAGGGATTCGGTTTGGGCTTGAGTTATGTTAAGCTGATGGTGGAAGCGCACGGCGGTCGCGTGGCGCTGGAGAGTGAATACCAAAAGGGCACGGCCGTGAAAATTTTTCTACCGTTCACGCAACCGCAAAAAGGTTCAGCCGCGGTTTGA
- a CDS encoding response regulator transcription factor, producing MDPKRILLLEDDPNLGFLLQENLELQGFAVRRCVNGVEGGAAYQAEKFDLCLVDIMMPQKDGFMFAAELRERDQNTPIIFLTAKSLKEDKIAGFKIGCDDYITKPFSLEELVLRIQAVLKRVAPDAASPAETGQFLLGRYVFDSVRHTLQLGGQQQKLTQKEAELLRLLCLHVNHVLEREVALRLIWGDNSYFNGRSMDVFISKLRKYLGEDKGIEIMNVHGKGFKLVVQPHRKQ from the coding sequence ATGGATCCTAAAAGAATACTCCTGTTGGAAGACGATCCCAATCTCGGATTTCTTCTGCAAGAAAATCTCGAATTGCAGGGCTTTGCCGTGCGCCGCTGCGTCAACGGCGTCGAAGGCGGCGCCGCCTATCAGGCGGAGAAATTCGATCTCTGCCTGGTGGATATCATGATGCCGCAAAAAGACGGCTTCATGTTCGCGGCAGAATTGCGTGAACGCGATCAAAATACTCCGATCATTTTTCTCACGGCGAAATCTTTGAAAGAAGATAAAATCGCGGGATTCAAGATCGGCTGCGACGATTACATCACCAAGCCGTTCAGCCTGGAGGAGCTGGTGTTGCGCATTCAGGCGGTGCTCAAACGCGTCGCGCCTGACGCCGCTTCGCCCGCTGAAACCGGGCAATTTCTTCTGGGACGTTACGTGTTCGACAGCGTGCGGCACACGCTGCAGCTCGGCGGACAACAGCAAAAACTCACACAAAAAGAGGCGGAGCTGCTGCGCCTGCTCTGCTTGCACGTGAATCACGTGTTGGAGCGGGAAGTGGCCTTGCGCTTGATCTGGGGCGACAACAGCTACTTCAACGGCCGCAGCATGGATGTTTTTATTTCAAAACTGCGAAAATATCTCGGCGAAGACAAAGGCATCGAAATCATGAATGTGCACGGCAAGGGATTCAAGCTGGTGGTGCAGCCCCACAGAAAGCAATGA
- a CDS encoding T9SS type A sorting domain-containing protein, translated as MKKISYVIFSFLLSSSANSQTFQNFISRVTNAPQAQRDALVDSFMAANPVLPLRENDMAHFIYRGTATRVNVPGDANGWDASAFAMTRLSTTSLWYHSRTFESDARLDYKFVVNGSNWILDPRNPHQVSGGFGPNSELRMPEYVPPPEIQFYAGIPHGSLRDTSFFSINLNNSRTIRVYTPPDYAASSERYPVVLFHDGLEFISLAQANNVIDYLISQNRIAPIIAVFVPPVNRREEYATNLQHAFTAFIATEVMPWVDQRYRTRTDPASRAVLGSSDGGNISLWLGYAHPEIFGNIAALSSNVENNISTGFQNSPKLNLKFYLDMGTYDIAVLLTRMNNFLPILQAKGYVYQYLEFHEGHSWGNWRAHIDNALEMFFPGSAVGVNEPTENPPQRFGLHQNYPNPFNRSTERSRRSPTTAIEYEIAQASQMSLAIYNIQGQLVQTLFDGMQSAGRHAALWEGKNNFGERQASGIYFYRLQIGGRVVDMRRMILLR; from the coding sequence ATGAAAAAAATCTCTTATGTGATCTTCAGTTTTCTGCTGTCAAGCTCCGCAAATTCCCAGACATTTCAGAACTTCATCAGCCGTGTCACAAATGCCCCTCAAGCACAACGCGATGCCCTCGTTGACAGCTTCATGGCCGCCAACCCGGTGTTGCCGTTACGCGAAAATGATATGGCGCATTTTATCTATCGCGGCACGGCAACGCGCGTAAATGTGCCGGGCGATGCCAACGGCTGGGATGCGAGTGCTTTTGCCATGACCAGGCTCTCGACTACGAGTTTGTGGTATCACAGCCGCACGTTCGAATCCGACGCGCGCCTGGACTACAAATTCGTGGTGAATGGCAGCAATTGGATTCTCGACCCGCGCAATCCGCACCAGGTCTCCGGCGGGTTTGGCCCCAACTCGGAGCTGCGCATGCCGGAATATGTACCGCCGCCGGAGATTCAATTCTATGCCGGCATCCCGCACGGCAGTTTGCGCGACACCTCATTCTTCAGCATCAACCTTAACAACTCGCGCACGATTCGCGTGTACACGCCGCCGGATTATGCCGCTTCGAGTGAACGTTATCCCGTGGTACTTTTCCACGATGGGCTTGAGTTCATTTCGCTCGCGCAGGCGAACAATGTCATCGATTATCTCATTTCGCAAAACCGTATTGCGCCGATCATTGCCGTGTTCGTGCCGCCTGTGAATCGCCGCGAAGAATACGCCACCAATCTGCAACATGCCTTCACGGCTTTTATTGCTACGGAAGTAATGCCCTGGGTGGATCAGCGCTACCGCACGCGCACGGATCCCGCGAGCCGTGCAGTGCTGGGCTCCTCCGACGGCGGCAATATCTCTTTGTGGCTGGGTTATGCGCATCCCGAAATATTCGGCAATATTGCCGCGCTCTCGAGCAATGTGGAAAACAACATTTCCACCGGATTTCAAAACAGCCCCAAGTTGAATTTGAAATTCTATCTCGACATGGGCACGTATGACATTGCCGTGCTCCTCACGCGCATGAATAATTTTCTTCCCATTCTGCAAGCAAAGGGGTATGTGTATCAGTATCTCGAATTTCACGAAGGCCACAGTTGGGGCAACTGGCGCGCGCATATCGACAATGCCCTCGAAATGTTCTTCCCAGGCAGCGCCGTCGGCGTGAACGAGCCAACGGAAAATCCGCCGCAGCGCTTTGGATTGCATCAAAATTATCCCAACCCGTTCAATCGTTCGACTGAGCGCTCGCGTCGAAGTCCCACCACGGCTATTGAGTATGAAATAGCGCAAGCGTCACAGATGAGCCTAGCAATTTACAACATTCAAGGCCAGCTTGTGCAGACGCTGTTTGATGGCATGCAATCCGCGGGCAGACATGCGGCGCTTTGGGAGGGTAAAAACAATTTCGGAGAAAGGCAGGCAAGCGGGATTTATTTTTATCGTTTGCAAATCGGCGGGAGGGTGGTGGACATGCGTCGTATGATTTTGTTGCGATAA
- a CDS encoding T9SS type A sorting domain-containing protein: MKPFRNCNRFFLLFMLGMLICSSEAPAQWSTDPAQNLKVAFGGINPEISIDGDGGCFIVWETGAAGNRRLLRMQHLNRYGYKSLPEEGISLATGEFDQSTPFFLTYGSEGTAIVLFYDTRMINGQWVARSLAQRVDTTGALLWGNAAVELSETGVSQRPVALFADGEGGAFVFWAEDRDGDGIQEMFGNRISADGQCLWGENGRKFAVYENNQIWTQVASDMNDGVFVAYERKIDLYVHHLNGSGEFLWPEAIRMPIGIWGVMTSDHNGGFLWTAQEQIEYLPPWGALYRTRVFRYDFSAQSIWSDAGIAITDSAVGSQAPEVIVNNQGDIIVIFSRLHQANPSIFAQRLDFKGELKMGYGGQSVVNDYRDYPALRTLSQTCLGTNGNVMVVWHDWRMQTRNIYVQLFYERSLLSVDQPVSSRPDVEWDHRVSSDGNGGCIVAWYEIGTGSGWGIFAQQVSRNGKLGEIIITSVVANKTEPAKEKFPISVAVFPNPFSETIQFRLTGSEGSPIKIQVFDLTGKIVYDQNINFERSQAVSMNWDGRDIKGKLLPSGIYLLRGRTSHQSTAQKIVLIR; encoded by the coding sequence ATGAAACCTTTTCGCAATTGCAACCGGTTCTTCCTGCTGTTTATGCTCGGTATGCTCATTTGCTCTTCAGAAGCACCGGCGCAATGGTCAACCGATCCGGCGCAAAATCTCAAAGTTGCTTTTGGTGGAATCAACCCGGAGATCTCCATTGATGGCGATGGCGGTTGTTTCATCGTTTGGGAAACGGGTGCCGCGGGCAATCGAAGATTATTGCGCATGCAGCATTTGAATCGCTATGGCTACAAATCCCTGCCGGAAGAGGGAATTTCTTTGGCAACCGGTGAATTCGATCAATCAACCCCGTTTTTTCTCACGTATGGCAGTGAGGGAACGGCGATTGTGCTTTTTTATGACACGCGTATGATCAATGGTCAATGGGTGGCCCGCAGTTTGGCGCAGCGGGTGGACACGACGGGCGCTTTGTTGTGGGGCAATGCTGCTGTGGAACTTTCTGAAACCGGAGTGAGCCAACGTCCGGTTGCATTGTTTGCCGATGGTGAGGGTGGAGCTTTCGTCTTTTGGGCGGAAGATCGTGATGGTGATGGTATTCAGGAAATGTTCGGGAATCGAATTTCGGCAGATGGCCAGTGCCTTTGGGGAGAGAACGGAAGGAAGTTCGCGGTATATGAGAACAATCAAATTTGGACACAGGTCGCAAGTGATATGAATGATGGCGTCTTTGTTGCGTACGAAAGGAAAATTGATCTCTATGTTCATCATTTGAACGGCAGTGGGGAGTTTTTATGGCCCGAGGCGATTAGAATGCCGATTGGGATTTGGGGTGTAATGACCAGTGATCATAATGGCGGATTTTTATGGACCGCTCAAGAACAAATTGAGTATCTGCCTCCGTGGGGTGCGCTTTATCGAACCCGAGTATTTAGATATGACTTTTCAGCGCAGAGCATCTGGTCAGATGCGGGCATTGCGATTACGGACTCGGCCGTTGGATCGCAAGCGCCGGAAGTCATCGTTAACAATCAGGGCGATATCATAGTCATTTTTTCACGTTTACACCAGGCCAATCCCAGCATTTTTGCACAACGGCTAGATTTTAAGGGAGAATTGAAGATGGGATATGGAGGGCAGTCTGTTGTAAATGATTATCGCGACTACCCTGCCCTTCGCACCCTTAGCCAAACCTGCCTTGGAACGAATGGAAACGTCATGGTTGTTTGGCACGATTGGCGTATGCAAACTAGAAACATATACGTACAGTTGTTTTATGAACGGAGCCTGTTGAGCGTAGATCAGCCCGTTAGTTCTCGCCCCGATGTTGAATGGGATCACCGCGTGAGCTCGGATGGTAATGGAGGTTGTATTGTTGCCTGGTATGAGATAGGCACAGGCAGTGGATGGGGAATCTTCGCGCAGCAAGTTAGTAGGAACGGAAAATTGGGTGAAATCATTATAACCTCAGTTGTAGCCAACAAAACTGAACCGGCAAAAGAAAAATTCCCCATATCGGTTGCTGTATTCCCGAACCCATTTTCAGAAACCATACAATTCCGTTTGACTGGCTCTGAAGGATCACCAATAAAAATCCAGGTTTTTGATCTTACTGGAAAAATTGTGTATGACCAAAATATCAATTTCGAAAGAAGTCAGGCTGTGAGCATGAACTGGGATGGCCGGGATATAAAAGGGAAACTTCTGCCTTCCGGGATATATTTACTCAGAGGCCGGACTAGCCATCAATCAACCGCTCAAAAAATCGTTTTAATCAGATGA
- a CDS encoding T9SS type A sorting domain-containing protein, with amino-acid sequence MIGRKTMKPRIRITPLLLIFILAVELQSQPQAGLQSFGLDGKNIDWLAAPSTHVSARPYLYATTPEGIFRRDTSTPDSIWMNLGLEGKHITAIDIQVRGIGPAIFQTPIVAVSIDYPSPDSIPIYRLADQTWVPADSGIIDAISALTSFASSGHEPPGLAFAAGLSSLLFRASTANSVWTEIYNGGIGPGFTVLQAHQTETGKIIWVGGFDSHSYLALFGKLDENGEALLWGSFPRTSLESSCYAFAFHPYDSQRVYAAVTGAVLRTEDGGMNWQFTGLSDEQTDFYSLCADHFIPGYLFAVGASHADNISKFWESRDDGETWQEIQEISTLSPQGMRVLADPKKEGRIYIGTAGKGIWQYRLGMVSVAARASSLPISGYTLSQNYPNPFSIETRIRINLPKNAPVKIQVFNTAGQEIRLLHEASMNAGVYDFHWDGRNQLDQSVPNGVYFYRLETSQGTVTRKMLLFRVK; translated from the coding sequence ATGATCGGCAGAAAAACCATGAAACCAAGAATCCGTATCACGCCGTTGCTGCTAATTTTCATCCTGGCCGTTGAGCTGCAATCTCAACCTCAAGCCGGTTTACAGTCATTTGGTTTGGATGGAAAAAACATCGATTGGCTCGCTGCTCCTTCCACCCACGTTTCCGCACGTCCCTATCTTTATGCAACAACTCCGGAAGGAATATTTCGGCGGGACACTTCCACACCAGACTCAATCTGGATGAATTTGGGCTTGGAAGGAAAACATATAACCGCCATCGATATTCAAGTGCGGGGTATCGGTCCAGCAATTTTTCAAACGCCGATAGTTGCTGTCTCCATCGATTATCCAAGCCCCGATTCCATCCCCATATACCGTCTCGCAGATCAAACCTGGGTTCCAGCGGACTCCGGCATCATCGATGCCATTAGTGCCCTGACGAGTTTTGCTTCAAGCGGACATGAGCCGCCCGGTTTGGCCTTTGCTGCCGGGTTATCCAGCTTGCTTTTTCGTGCCAGCACAGCAAACTCGGTATGGACGGAAATTTATAACGGCGGTATCGGCCCGGGATTCACGGTGTTGCAAGCGCATCAAACTGAAACGGGTAAAATAATCTGGGTGGGAGGATTTGACAGCCACAGCTACCTGGCGCTTTTTGGTAAACTCGATGAAAACGGGGAGGCGCTGCTTTGGGGTTCATTTCCACGCACGAGCTTGGAAAGCTCTTGTTACGCTTTCGCTTTTCATCCATATGATTCGCAACGTGTATATGCTGCCGTCACCGGCGCCGTGCTCCGCACGGAAGATGGCGGGATGAACTGGCAGTTCACCGGTTTGAGCGACGAGCAAACGGATTTTTACAGTTTGTGTGCAGACCATTTTATACCAGGCTACCTTTTTGCCGTTGGCGCCTCGCACGCTGATAATATCTCAAAGTTTTGGGAAAGCCGCGATGATGGTGAAACCTGGCAGGAAATTCAAGAAATTTCCACGCTTTCACCGCAGGGCATGCGCGTGCTGGCGGATCCGAAAAAAGAAGGCAGGATTTACATTGGCACAGCAGGAAAGGGCATTTGGCAGTATCGACTTGGAATGGTTTCCGTTGCTGCGCGCGCGAGCAGCTTGCCAATCAGCGGTTATACTTTGTCGCAAAATTATCCTAATCCTTTCAGCATTGAAACGCGCATCCGAATCAATCTGCCAAAAAATGCACCGGTGAAGATTCAGGTATTCAACACTGCCGGGCAAGAAATCCGCTTGTTGCATGAAGCCAGCATGAATGCAGGGGTATATGATTTCCACTGGGATGGGCGAAATCAACTTGATCAATCCGTCCCCAATGGAGTATACTTCTACCGTCTCGAAACCAGTCAGGGAACTGTGACACGAAAGATGTTGTTATTCAGAGTCAAGTGA